One genomic region from Fulvitalea axinellae encodes:
- a CDS encoding M20/M25/M40 family metallo-hydrolase, with the protein MLKGFLSLVLSLTVMAPMLAQSAKDRGLEAITEGSVRGALEYLASDWFEGREVGRRGSYMAAAYIESVFKTHGLEPAGDDGSYFQKVTLTEYKPGEKQILSVIGNGKQIDFAHKVDFSVTLPEVGGIYEAPVVFVGYGMPDDFEKADVSGKVVFRLKGFPGQADTASVSYKKYKPAGARELRRDKDKMAFDAGAVAIVEFDPSKDITKRWASNLPFRVNGKDYEGDKIRESFYETKVKLHGDTLRPELPVATVSAKVANELVSGSGISLKGFAKKAESAYKFKKVKLGKSIRLQTSVDSEIVVCRNVIAKIQGKDATKTVAVGAHYDHLGKHDGYIWNGADDNASGVTAILNIAKAFKASGQQPDKTILFTAWTAEEKGLNGSEHFLREADRNGLEIEYYLNFDMIGRNSSWDPEGNKCMMLYTKAFPIFEETNKRNNSGYDLNLDVSYSRVERPVNGSDQANFARRDIPIFWFHTWGHPDYHQPTDHSEKINWDKIIKIIKVSYLDVWDLTNEGVTVQ; encoded by the coding sequence ATGCTTAAAGGATTTTTGAGTTTGGTATTGTCCCTTACGGTGATGGCGCCCATGTTGGCGCAATCAGCCAAGGACAGAGGACTAGAGGCCATTACCGAAGGCTCCGTGCGTGGTGCGCTGGAATATTTGGCCTCGGACTGGTTCGAAGGACGCGAGGTTGGGCGCCGAGGATCGTATATGGCGGCGGCTTATATCGAAAGCGTTTTCAAAACGCACGGCCTTGAGCCCGCTGGCGATGATGGAAGTTATTTTCAGAAAGTAACCTTGACAGAATACAAACCGGGCGAGAAGCAAATCTTGTCGGTAATCGGTAATGGAAAGCAAATCGATTTCGCCCACAAAGTGGACTTCAGCGTTACCTTGCCGGAGGTTGGTGGCATTTATGAGGCGCCCGTAGTGTTTGTGGGCTATGGCATGCCCGATGATTTCGAGAAAGCAGACGTTTCGGGTAAAGTGGTTTTCCGCCTGAAAGGTTTTCCGGGCCAAGCCGATACCGCCTCGGTAAGCTATAAAAAATACAAACCGGCGGGGGCAAGAGAATTACGTCGTGACAAGGACAAAATGGCTTTTGATGCGGGCGCTGTTGCGATTGTGGAGTTTGACCCTTCGAAAGATATTACCAAACGTTGGGCTTCTAATTTGCCTTTTAGGGTAAATGGCAAAGACTACGAGGGAGACAAAATTCGGGAATCGTTTTATGAGACAAAAGTAAAGTTGCACGGCGATACGTTGCGTCCAGAATTGCCGGTGGCGACGGTTAGCGCCAAAGTGGCAAACGAATTGGTATCTGGAAGTGGAATTAGCCTTAAAGGTTTCGCCAAGAAAGCGGAAAGCGCCTATAAGTTTAAAAAAGTGAAACTCGGGAAGAGTATTCGCTTGCAGACCAGCGTAGATTCTGAAATTGTGGTGTGCAGAAACGTAATTGCCAAAATTCAGGGCAAGGACGCTACGAAAACCGTAGCAGTGGGCGCTCATTACGATCATTTGGGCAAACATGACGGTTATATCTGGAACGGTGCCGATGACAACGCTTCGGGTGTAACGGCGATTTTGAATATTGCGAAAGCCTTTAAAGCTTCGGGCCAACAGCCGGACAAAACGATTTTGTTCACGGCTTGGACTGCGGAGGAAAAAGGCCTGAACGGATCGGAACACTTTCTGCGAGAGGCGGACCGCAACGGTTTGGAGATCGAGTATTATTTGAACTTCGACATGATCGGCCGGAACAGCTCCTGGGATCCGGAAGGGAACAAATGTATGATGCTGTACACCAAGGCCTTTCCGATTTTTGAGGAAACCAATAAGAGAAACAATAGCGGATACGATTTGAATTTGGACGTGTCGTACAGCAGAGTGGAGCGTCCGGTAAATGGCAGTGACCAAGCGAATTTCGCCCGTAGGGATATTCCGATTTTCTGGTTCCATACTTGGGGCCACCCGGATTATCACCAGCCGACTGACCATTCGGAAAAAATCAATTGGGACAAAATCATTAAGATCATCAAGGTGAGCTATCTGGATGTTTGGGATTTGACCAACGAAGGCGTGACGGTGCAGTAA
- a CDS encoding MATE family efflux transporter: MNRRILSLAVPNIISNVTVPLLGLVDMALLGHLESEAYLGAISLGGMVFNLLYWGFGFLRMGTAGFSAQAFGKEDWDESGLVMARSLSLGLAIGIGLILLRTPIGNLSFGLLQGGEDVLRWGRSYYDIRIFAAPATIGTYALVGWSVGMQNTRVPMAVTVLSNVLNIVFSAIFIYVFDLKSDGAAYGTVLAQYGGLILGVYALRRKYAFAWKWPDWGKVLERVALKRYFSVNRDIFIRTMCLIAVFNYFTYASAGLGDTLLAANALLLQFTYFFSYLIDGFAFAAEALAGRYMGEGNLDKVKQAVKVLFVWGLGLSLAFSGVYALAGEGILSLLTSNAKVLQAAHPYLIWTWLIPILGFASYLWDGIFIGATAGRQMMLSMMVASLLVFFPVYFSLKGIWPNHALWAGLSAFLFARGVLQTFMAKVAVYGKLEAVQSK, translated from the coding sequence ATGAATCGAAGAATACTATCCCTTGCCGTTCCGAATATCATCAGTAATGTTACCGTCCCTTTGCTGGGGCTGGTGGATATGGCGCTATTGGGGCATCTGGAATCGGAGGCCTATTTGGGAGCCATTTCTTTGGGCGGAATGGTGTTTAACCTGCTGTATTGGGGTTTTGGCTTCTTGCGGATGGGTACCGCAGGCTTTTCGGCCCAAGCTTTCGGAAAAGAGGATTGGGACGAATCGGGTTTGGTAATGGCCCGTTCATTGTCGTTGGGTTTGGCTATCGGTATCGGCCTGATTCTGTTAAGAACACCGATTGGTAATTTGTCTTTCGGTCTTTTGCAAGGCGGGGAGGACGTATTGCGCTGGGGGCGTTCCTATTACGATATCCGGATTTTTGCGGCGCCGGCTACCATCGGCACTTACGCTTTGGTAGGTTGGTCCGTGGGAATGCAAAATACCCGTGTGCCTATGGCCGTAACGGTGTTGAGCAATGTACTGAATATAGTTTTTAGCGCAATTTTCATCTACGTTTTCGACCTAAAGTCCGATGGGGCGGCTTACGGTACGGTGCTGGCGCAATATGGCGGGCTTATTTTGGGCGTTTACGCATTACGAAGAAAATACGCCTTTGCGTGGAAGTGGCCTGATTGGGGGAAAGTGCTGGAACGTGTGGCGCTGAAGCGTTATTTCTCTGTCAACAGGGATATTTTTATCCGTACAATGTGCCTAATCGCCGTATTCAATTACTTCACTTACGCTTCGGCAGGCTTGGGCGATACGCTGTTGGCCGCTAACGCTTTGTTACTTCAGTTTACGTATTTCTTCTCTTATCTGATCGACGGATTCGCCTTTGCGGCGGAAGCCTTGGCGGGACGATATATGGGCGAAGGAAATCTGGATAAAGTTAAACAAGCTGTTAAAGTGCTGTTCGTTTGGGGACTTGGCCTTTCTTTGGCCTTTAGTGGCGTGTACGCATTGGCGGGAGAAGGGATTCTTTCTTTGCTGACATCCAATGCTAAGGTACTCCAAGCTGCTCATCCATATTTGATCTGGACATGGCTTATCCCGATTCTGGGCTTCGCTTCTTACTTGTGGGACGGGATTTTTATCGGGGCCACGGCCGGCCGGCAGATGATGTTGAGCATGATGGTCGCTTCGTTGCTGGTTTTCTTTCCGGTGTATTTCTCCCTGAAAGGAATATGGCCAAATCACGCTTTGTGGGCGGGACTTAGCGCTTTTTTGTTTGCGCGTGGTGTACTGCAAACCTTTATGGCGAAAGTTGCGGTATATGGGAAGTTAGAGGCCGTTCAGAGTAAATAA
- a CDS encoding RNA polymerase sigma-70 factor: protein MYGDDFYLERLREGSLVAYEYFFNRYSGVLFGYAFHLLQDRQAAEDLVQDVYLKLWNNKAKLRPSASLKPYLFRSAFNAYMDMRRHLAVREKFDRRFFVEPERTSDDNADSPMIITEMGERITEALDTLTESQRAVFVKCKMEGKKYSDVAEEMGVSIKTVEAHMTKAKKKLGVALRDYAPAITVVLLLGRDFL, encoded by the coding sequence ATGTATGGTGACGATTTCTATCTGGAAAGGTTAAGGGAAGGAAGCCTGGTCGCTTACGAATATTTCTTCAATCGCTATAGTGGCGTGTTGTTCGGGTATGCTTTTCACTTGCTTCAGGACAGACAGGCGGCGGAAGACCTGGTGCAGGATGTATATTTAAAACTTTGGAACAATAAGGCAAAGCTGAGGCCCAGTGCGTCGTTGAAACCGTATCTTTTCCGTAGCGCTTTTAACGCTTATATGGATATGCGCAGACATTTGGCCGTAAGGGAGAAGTTTGACCGGCGTTTTTTTGTGGAACCGGAACGGACATCGGACGATAACGCCGATAGTCCCATGATAATAACCGAGATGGGCGAGCGCATAACGGAGGCTTTGGATACTTTGACCGAGAGCCAAAGGGCCGTTTTTGTGAAGTGTAAGATGGAAGGAAAGAAATATAGTGACGTGGCAGAAGAAATGGGGGTCTCTATAAAAACCGTGGAAGCCCATATGACCAAGGCTAAGAAAAAGTTGGGCGTCGCTCTGCGTGATTACGCTCCGGCAATAACGGTTGTGTTGTTGTTGGGACGTGATTTTTTATGA
- a CDS encoding FecR family protein, with the protein MMKDERIRFLADKHLSGQLGEEELTELGGRLDSDPDQAEVFAEMMSEAFAGTDAPAGLWIKLKGQAQKRERRIKLRLWLGRVAAGLALLAVAFVGYRFAADKAMEDSRLAESQEVELLLSDGTKVPYSALKDSLSEVSGKGFIRSLDSGSTLNYEKDGFQSLKETYNTIRVPSGKRFALRLSDGSRLVLNSETEVRYPVVFKGTERNIELLAGEIYCVIAKNKIRPFHVSTDRLKLRVLGTEFNLSAYKNENISRAVLVEGSVGILPRGSFYDPKKAVVLSPGQALSYNRTTKKVIRSNVDVGLYTAWKDGRFVFHDMPLDEIFGRVERWYGVKINSEFRLPGELYRGELDEETVDDAMEALSYLCGFKYKKDSDGFVVW; encoded by the coding sequence ATGATGAAAGACGAACGGATCAGGTTTTTGGCAGATAAACATTTGTCAGGCCAATTGGGGGAGGAGGAGCTAACTGAGCTAGGTGGTCGTCTGGACTCGGATCCGGATCAGGCCGAAGTGTTTGCCGAGATGATGTCGGAGGCCTTTGCCGGAACTGATGCTCCTGCCGGGCTTTGGATAAAGTTAAAGGGCCAAGCCCAAAAACGGGAGAGAAGAATAAAGCTAAGGCTTTGGCTAGGCAGAGTGGCGGCGGGCTTGGCCTTGTTGGCCGTGGCTTTTGTCGGCTATAGGTTTGCCGCCGATAAAGCGATGGAAGACTCTCGCCTTGCGGAAAGCCAAGAGGTGGAACTGTTGCTGTCCGACGGAACCAAGGTGCCTTATAGCGCGCTGAAAGACAGTTTGTCTGAGGTCTCCGGGAAAGGTTTCATCCGTAGTCTTGACTCCGGGAGTACGCTGAATTACGAAAAAGACGGTTTCCAGAGCCTTAAAGAGACTTATAACACGATTAGGGTTCCTAGCGGTAAGCGTTTTGCCCTTCGTTTGTCGGACGGAAGCAGGCTTGTTCTGAATTCCGAGACCGAGGTTCGTTATCCGGTGGTGTTTAAAGGAACGGAACGGAATATCGAACTTTTGGCAGGAGAGATATACTGTGTTATCGCAAAAAACAAGATACGGCCCTTTCATGTAAGTACAGACCGTTTGAAGCTAAGGGTGCTGGGGACGGAGTTTAACCTGAGTGCTTACAAGAACGAAAATATTAGCCGGGCGGTGTTGGTGGAAGGTAGTGTCGGTATTCTGCCCCGCGGTTCGTTTTATGACCCTAAAAAGGCCGTAGTGCTAAGTCCGGGACAGGCTTTGTCTTATAACCGAACGACAAAGAAAGTAATCAGGAGCAATGTGGACGTAGGGCTTTATACGGCATGGAAAGACGGACGGTTCGTATTCCACGATATGCCGCTGGACGAAATTTTTGGAAGGGTGGAGCGCTGGTACGGCGTAAAGATTAACAGCGAGTTCCGTTTGCCGGGCGAACTGTATCGCGGAGAGCTTGATGAGGAAACCGTGGATGATGCGATGGAGGCGCTGTCGTATCTTTGCGGGTTCAAATACAAAAAAGATTCAGATGGTTTTGTCGTATGGTAA
- a CDS encoding SusC/RagA family TonB-linked outer membrane protein yields MFLFLMITIVSSSAVAEKRIKVSLNFSSQPLEEVVREIGRQANKKVLYNNWHLSRYSTVTIEGTFYFDEALKKVFEASDLEYKVIKNHIVVKKKKAKKAPLEVKTVEVQQQTQKVTGNVTDKEDGGGLPGVSVAVKGTTRGMVTDVNGKFSLEVEPEDILVFSFVGYKNQEIKVGNQTNINVSLEPDLEQLEEVVVIGYGTQKKKHITGAVATLKGKQLVKAPATNMATALTGKLPGVITRQTSGVPGAEGIRLRIRGVTSYKNHDKGEQNPLVIVDGIERPFSRLDPNEIADISVLKDAAATAIYGRRGANGVLLITTKRGQEGKPSFEYSGRFSIQKRTREVEAMSAPEFVRYYNEAKINDGEDPAFSDEVVEAYQRGELPGYNWLDALLDETAPQQQHNFSASGGSKKVKYFVSYGYLDQEGLYSTVGYNQNNLRTNIDTKFSDRLSFSLDLAGRIEERSNTSYDRGIYETAIYAQPILNPLPNVPGVPDALGYNGFSGSPIGQAERSGTKDRNKTYFQSNISFKYDIPGVKGLSAKALFSYDILNERETNFNKPYTWYEYNETTDKFTETKAFENNDILSKEYRKQWVEKTLQLNLSYNRTFGDHNVSGLVLLERLENDFNEISGERKGYISTSIPYFFAGDEGNDKNNSKATESASLGWVGRLSYNYKDKYMIQFNSRIDKSFKFDEEYRTGFFPSVSAGWRISSEPFMKALPFVSNLKVRGSWGQVGNDNVPSFKYLATYSFRDGTVMDGIWKPGIKNDGIPNPTITWETVTSQNIGIDAGFFENKYEFELDYYWRTTTDILDKPDAVVPATYGGDIAEQPLGEFDSWGIDALVRHRNQIGKLKYSVSANVSWYDNKVVKKAESENVNPALSAIGRRVGQRKGYISEGLFQTQEEIDNHAKQPWGEVFPGDIKYKDINGRDEEGNLTGKPDGKINGDDKTIIGTSGFTNFVYGFSLSAEYEGFDFQANFQGATNYTSHIRMGTFTRDGNALKVRGDSWRPGNEDARYPRMVIGSASNNTQDSDFWMQEIWYLRLRNIELGYNFDKFAFVKKAGLKKVRVFASGTNLWTLTNVDWLDPESAGSGIQYYPQMINMSAGIQVGF; encoded by the coding sequence TTGTTTTTATTTTTGATGATTACCATTGTCAGCTCATCGGCAGTGGCCGAAAAACGGATAAAGGTGAGCCTAAACTTCTCTTCTCAGCCACTGGAAGAAGTGGTGAGGGAGATAGGTAGACAGGCGAATAAAAAAGTTCTTTATAACAATTGGCACTTGAGCCGTTACAGTACGGTGACGATTGAAGGAACCTTTTACTTTGACGAGGCCTTAAAAAAAGTTTTCGAAGCTTCGGACCTTGAGTATAAGGTGATTAAGAACCATATAGTTGTAAAGAAGAAAAAAGCGAAGAAGGCGCCTCTGGAAGTCAAAACAGTAGAGGTTCAGCAACAAACTCAGAAAGTCACGGGAAATGTGACCGATAAAGAAGATGGCGGAGGGTTGCCTGGAGTCAGTGTAGCTGTAAAAGGGACTACCCGTGGTATGGTGACTGACGTAAACGGAAAGTTTTCGTTGGAGGTGGAGCCCGAGGATATTCTGGTATTCAGTTTTGTAGGTTATAAAAACCAGGAGATCAAAGTTGGTAACCAAACGAATATTAATGTGTCTTTGGAGCCGGACCTTGAGCAACTGGAAGAAGTTGTGGTAATCGGATACGGTACTCAGAAGAAAAAGCATATTACGGGAGCGGTGGCTACACTGAAAGGCAAGCAATTGGTGAAAGCTCCAGCCACTAATATGGCTACGGCCTTGACCGGAAAGCTTCCGGGGGTTATCACCAGACAAACTTCCGGGGTGCCTGGAGCCGAAGGTATCAGATTGAGAATTAGGGGGGTAACATCATATAAAAACCATGATAAAGGCGAACAAAACCCTTTGGTAATTGTGGACGGAATCGAGCGTCCGTTCTCAAGGCTTGATCCGAACGAGATTGCTGATATTAGCGTACTTAAAGACGCCGCCGCAACGGCTATTTACGGCAGGCGTGGAGCAAACGGCGTACTTTTGATCACCACGAAACGTGGCCAGGAAGGGAAGCCGTCGTTTGAGTACAGCGGGCGCTTCAGCATTCAGAAAAGAACCCGTGAGGTGGAAGCGATGAGCGCTCCGGAATTCGTACGTTACTATAACGAAGCTAAGATAAACGACGGCGAGGACCCTGCCTTCAGTGACGAAGTGGTGGAAGCGTATCAACGTGGGGAACTTCCGGGATATAATTGGCTAGACGCCCTATTGGACGAAACCGCACCTCAACAGCAACATAATTTTTCTGCGTCAGGCGGTTCCAAAAAAGTCAAATACTTTGTTTCGTATGGATACTTAGACCAAGAAGGCCTTTACTCTACGGTAGGGTATAACCAGAATAACCTAAGAACGAATATTGATACGAAATTTAGCGATCGATTAAGCTTTTCGCTTGACCTCGCCGGAAGAATAGAGGAGAGGTCAAATACTTCGTATGATAGGGGTATTTATGAGACTGCAATTTATGCCCAACCAATTTTAAATCCTTTGCCGAATGTGCCGGGTGTACCCGACGCATTGGGATATAATGGTTTTAGCGGTTCACCGATTGGACAGGCGGAAAGGAGCGGTACGAAGGACCGGAATAAAACCTATTTCCAGTCGAATATATCTTTCAAATACGATATCCCCGGCGTGAAGGGGTTAAGTGCCAAGGCATTGTTTTCTTATGATATTCTGAATGAGAGGGAAACAAATTTTAATAAGCCCTATACATGGTATGAATATAACGAAACAACTGACAAATTTACGGAAACCAAAGCTTTCGAAAATAATGATATCCTATCAAAGGAGTATAGGAAGCAATGGGTAGAAAAGACACTTCAGTTGAACCTTTCGTATAACAGGACTTTCGGAGATCACAACGTTAGCGGTTTGGTATTGTTGGAAAGGCTCGAGAATGATTTTAATGAAATTTCTGGAGAGCGAAAGGGATATATTTCCACATCGATCCCGTACTTTTTTGCCGGAGACGAAGGTAATGACAAGAACAACTCGAAAGCGACTGAATCAGCCTCTTTAGGTTGGGTAGGAAGGCTTTCCTACAACTATAAGGACAAGTATATGATCCAATTCAATTCCCGAATTGATAAGTCCTTCAAGTTTGACGAAGAGTATCGTACGGGATTTTTTCCTTCTGTTTCGGCGGGATGGCGTATATCATCCGAACCGTTTATGAAAGCGTTACCTTTTGTAAGTAACCTTAAGGTTCGCGGTTCGTGGGGACAGGTTGGTAATGACAATGTGCCTTCATTTAAATATCTCGCTACATACAGCTTTAGAGATGGAACAGTAATGGACGGGATTTGGAAACCGGGTATTAAAAACGATGGAATACCAAACCCGACTATTACTTGGGAAACGGTGACCAGCCAGAATATCGGTATTGACGCCGGATTCTTTGAGAATAAGTACGAGTTCGAACTTGACTATTATTGGAGAACAACGACGGATATCCTCGATAAACCGGACGCTGTGGTTCCGGCCACATATGGTGGAGATATCGCTGAGCAACCTCTCGGGGAATTTGACTCATGGGGTATTGACGCATTGGTTCGCCACCGTAACCAAATCGGGAAATTGAAATATTCCGTATCTGCCAATGTAAGTTGGTATGATAATAAAGTGGTGAAGAAGGCGGAGTCTGAAAATGTTAACCCCGCATTATCGGCCATTGGCAGAAGAGTGGGACAACGTAAGGGCTATATTTCCGAAGGGTTGTTCCAGACTCAGGAGGAAATAGACAATCACGCCAAGCAACCTTGGGGCGAAGTTTTTCCAGGCGATATCAAATACAAGGATATCAACGGCCGTGACGAAGAAGGTAATCTGACAGGAAAGCCTGATGGTAAAATCAATGGTGATGACAAGACCATAATCGGTACCAGTGGATTCACCAATTTCGTATATGGTTTTTCGCTTAGCGCAGAATATGAAGGGTTTGACTTTCAAGCGAATTTCCAAGGAGCTACGAACTATACCAGCCATATAAGGATGGGAACATTTACCAGAGATGGAAATGCGCTTAAGGTAAGAGGAGACTCTTGGCGCCCTGGAAACGAAGATGCCAGATATCCGCGAATGGTAATTGGTAGTGCTTCTAACAACACGCAGGATAGCGACTTTTGGATGCAGGAGATATGGTACCTCAGGCTAAGGAATATAGAGTTGGGGTATAATTTCGACAAGTTTGCTTTTGTAAAGAAGGCGGGGCTGAAGAAGGTTCGTGTCTTCGCTTCGGGTACCAACCTCTGGACATTGACCAATGTGGATTGGCTTGACCCTGAAAGTGCGGGATCGGGTATTCAGTACTATCCGCAGATGATTAATATGTCGGCAGGTATTCAAGTAGGGTTTTAA
- a CDS encoding RagB/SusD family nutrient uptake outer membrane protein codes for MKAKYLLFVLLLLAGTACDDDFLNKPPKDKINSDAVFKDMDLVQANLNEVLGRLPSGHFEGGKGYGRYYMLGSITDEARSKSGWVKSNKVIIKGALSPTLSSHNDTGLGNWNDLYKDIRAVHDLMKGLEDSPLDEEFKNKVLNQARFVRAIKYFDLARRYGDIPLLKEAQDVPDDYADLFVPKSKQSEIYAFVKAELDEIATQLPKLSDTPSGGISRQAAIALNARTMLYAERWAEAAAYADQLIWGDANDGLDLYKPEPATAEEAVANMRELFISLGGNTETILEKNYLEGSRKHSFDYGNWPVRWRGNNGGQTDPTQELVNAFEMQATGLPIDNPASGYNPEDPYKGRDPRFDMAVYHHGSPGPEGVAPRSGEPFIDMEWNKKNEGPGTIKDGNASITGYLVRKFVDPRNGFYPRESFTSWQEFRFAEILLIYAEAENEANGPSAKVYEAINRIRRRAMMPPLKAGLDKEGMRQAIRHERRIELVFESHRWFDLIRWRIARDVLDGYEPMGVKIERREGAPTVAEQEYLFDPSQLKFSYFKVGGRSQVFPESHYLLPIPQSELNKFPELGQNPGYD; via the coding sequence ATGAAAGCAAAATATTTACTTTTCGTATTGTTGTTGTTGGCCGGAACGGCTTGTGACGACGATTTCTTGAACAAACCGCCTAAGGATAAAATTAATAGCGACGCGGTGTTTAAGGACATGGATTTGGTTCAGGCTAACCTTAACGAAGTGCTGGGGCGTCTGCCAAGTGGCCATTTTGAAGGAGGAAAAGGTTATGGACGATACTATATGTTGGGAAGTATCACTGACGAGGCGCGTTCAAAAAGCGGTTGGGTAAAGTCGAACAAAGTGATAATCAAAGGTGCGCTGTCGCCTACCCTATCTTCGCATAATGATACTGGTTTAGGTAATTGGAATGATCTGTATAAAGACATCCGCGCTGTTCATGATTTGATGAAGGGCTTGGAAGACTCGCCACTTGATGAGGAATTCAAGAATAAGGTTCTAAACCAAGCTCGTTTTGTTAGGGCTATAAAGTACTTTGATTTGGCCCGTCGATATGGTGATATTCCTTTGTTGAAGGAGGCCCAAGATGTTCCTGATGACTATGCGGACCTTTTCGTGCCTAAATCCAAGCAATCGGAAATTTACGCTTTTGTTAAAGCGGAATTGGACGAAATCGCTACACAACTTCCCAAACTGTCCGATACGCCAAGTGGTGGAATCAGCCGTCAGGCCGCTATTGCGCTGAATGCCCGTACAATGCTTTACGCTGAGCGTTGGGCCGAAGCGGCCGCTTATGCCGATCAGCTCATATGGGGTGACGCCAACGACGGTTTAGACCTTTATAAACCTGAACCCGCTACGGCTGAAGAGGCTGTGGCCAATATGCGTGAGCTTTTTATTTCATTAGGTGGAAATACTGAGACTATCTTGGAGAAAAATTATCTGGAAGGCTCCCGCAAACATTCCTTCGATTATGGCAATTGGCCAGTCCGCTGGAGGGGAAATAATGGAGGACAGACTGACCCGACCCAAGAATTGGTAAACGCTTTCGAAATGCAAGCGACTGGTCTCCCAATAGATAATCCGGCTTCCGGATATAACCCGGAGGATCCATATAAAGGAAGGGATCCCAGGTTTGATATGGCCGTGTACCACCATGGGTCTCCAGGACCTGAAGGGGTGGCCCCACGAAGTGGGGAGCCTTTTATCGATATGGAATGGAACAAGAAAAATGAGGGACCCGGCACGATCAAGGACGGTAATGCTTCGATCACGGGCTATTTGGTCCGGAAATTTGTCGACCCTAGAAATGGGTTCTACCCTAGAGAGAGTTTTACTTCTTGGCAAGAGTTCCGGTTTGCAGAGATCCTGTTAATCTATGCCGAAGCCGAGAACGAGGCTAATGGCCCGTCGGCCAAAGTGTACGAGGCTATAAACCGAATCAGGAGAAGGGCGATGATGCCACCTTTGAAAGCCGGTTTGGACAAAGAAGGTATGAGGCAAGCTATTCGTCATGAGCGCCGAATCGAATTGGTGTTCGAGAGCCATCGCTGGTTTGACCTTATTCGTTGGCGAATTGCCCGTGATGTGTTGGACGGTTATGAGCCTATGGGCGTAAAGATCGAACGTCGTGAGGGAGCGCCTACAGTGGCCGAACAGGAATATCTCTTTGATCCAAGCCAATTGAAGTTTAGTTATTTCAAAGTAGGCGGACGCTCTCAGGTATTCCCGGAAAGTCATTACCTATTGCCTATACCGCAAAGCGAACTCAATAAGTTCCCTGAGCTAGGGCAGAATCCGGGGTATGACTGA
- the eno gene encoding phosphopyruvate hydratase, translating to MKNSKISSVSALEILDSRGNPTIKVYVRLEDGTLGTASVPSGASTGSNEAIELRDGADRYGGKGVLKAVENVNTEIAGALTGKWATDQRVIDDVMIRLDGTENKDRLGANAILGVSMAVARAGANISGLPLYQYLGGAGTPRIPVPCMNILNGGEHADNSVDFQEFMLIPDGAPNFREGLRYVSETFHHLKSILNRKGLATSVGDEGGFAPNCKSNEEAVELITQAIGEAGYEPGKDLSIGIDSAANSFSPNLNNQYDLKWSGKGKALSKDLIDLTGKWLDNYPIILWEDPLSEGDWEGFAQFTKKYGDRIEVVGDDIFVTNTKFISKGIELKTANAALIKLNQIGTVSETIDAVRMCREAGWRYFLSHRSGETEDSFLADFAVAMDGGHLKSGSACRGERLAKYNRLLEIEHELKGHSEYRWS from the coding sequence ATGAAGAACTCGAAAATAAGCTCGGTATCCGCCCTTGAAATTCTGGATTCAAGGGGGAATCCTACCATAAAGGTTTATGTCCGGTTGGAAGACGGCACTCTAGGCACGGCTTCAGTTCCTTCGGGCGCTTCAACCGGCAGTAACGAGGCTATTGAGCTCCGGGACGGAGCAGACCGCTATGGGGGCAAAGGCGTATTGAAAGCAGTAGAGAATGTAAATACGGAAATAGCCGGCGCCCTAACCGGAAAGTGGGCCACCGACCAAAGAGTTATCGACGACGTAATGATTAGGCTTGACGGCACTGAAAACAAGGACCGATTAGGGGCCAACGCAATACTGGGCGTCTCCATGGCCGTAGCCAGGGCTGGCGCCAATATTTCCGGCTTGCCATTATACCAATACCTCGGCGGAGCCGGCACGCCCCGCATTCCCGTGCCTTGTATGAATATTCTGAACGGAGGGGAGCATGCGGACAACAGCGTCGACTTTCAGGAGTTTATGCTGATTCCTGACGGTGCGCCAAACTTCAGGGAAGGGTTGCGCTATGTCTCCGAAACCTTCCACCACCTGAAAAGCATCCTTAACCGCAAGGGCTTGGCCACCAGCGTAGGCGATGAAGGCGGTTTCGCCCCAAACTGCAAAAGTAATGAGGAGGCTGTGGAATTGATAACCCAAGCTATCGGCGAGGCAGGGTACGAACCCGGAAAAGACTTATCCATCGGTATCGACAGCGCCGCAAATTCTTTTTCCCCGAACCTTAATAATCAATATGACCTGAAATGGTCAGGCAAAGGTAAAGCCCTGTCCAAAGACCTTATAGACCTTACGGGAAAATGGCTAGACAACTATCCGATAATATTATGGGAAGACCCTTTGTCGGAAGGCGATTGGGAAGGGTTTGCGCAGTTCACGAAAAAGTATGGAGACCGCATCGAAGTTGTTGGTGATGATATATTCGTAACCAACACAAAGTTTATATCAAAAGGAATAGAACTGAAAACAGCTAACGCGGCCCTGATCAAACTGAACCAGATAGGAACGGTATCGGAAACCATTGACGCTGTGAGAATGTGCCGGGAGGCCGGTTGGCGATACTTTCTCTCGCACAGGTCAGGAGAAACGGAAGACAGCTTTTTGGCTGACTTCGCCGTAGCAATGGACGGCGGTCACTTAAAATCCGGATCAGCGTGCCGAGGCGAGCGCCTCGCAAAATATAACAGGCTTCTGGAAATCGAGCATGAGTTAAAGGGCCACTCCGAGTATCGTTGGAGTTAA